The Oncorhynchus tshawytscha isolate Ot180627B linkage group LG27, Otsh_v2.0, whole genome shotgun sequence genome includes the window TTTCTCTGAATACAAGGTGCACATACTCTACTATACAACTCAATACTCTGCTGTAGtgttagtaataataataatagtggtGGTGGGTTGTAGAAGGCCTTTGGTATACAAGTATACTGTTTTTCAATTAAATGTTCAAGTTTATGGTCTAatcaacttgatttgatttgtctcttGCTGCACATGATAGATCACATTGCCTGTAGTAAACAGGCAGCTATGGTAATAGGAATCATCAGCTAAAGAAAGCAGGAAGATGTAAAAAATGTGATGAACACAATTTCAGGAAGTAAATGTTCATAAGTCTTCCCTGACAAAAAAAGGTCTGTTAGACCCCTCACAATCACCAAACTGTATTACGCATCAAAAATACTTGAATGGGAGAGAGTTATTAATGTTGGTCTGTCGTTATGATTGTCCCTGAACAGGCGGCCTGCTCCTGCTCGTCGTAACCAGTGGTGACCTTGCCCCAAAGCAGGATAGGATTGGAGATGCACTGTCCACAAACCAGCAAGAGAACCAGACCTGCGAAGAATCATAAACCTTGAACACCTTAACCTTAAATATTCTCCAAAGAATAGGTTTCGGAGCTGATTAATCTCTAAAAGCCATAACTTAGTTTATAACATTAAATACCAGAGTTTTTCAATGGCAACGGTCAAACGTACTCGTTTTACAATAACTGACAGCATTTCAGGAAAATCGgcctcctttaaaaaaaatatatcctaATGTGAAATGAGATCTCATTGCATAAACTGTAATAAAATACAGAGAGAACTGTCACGTTGTAAAGAAGACAACTTTACTCTCACTCACCATCTCATTAAAactgttaaaggcccagtgcagtcaaaagtgtgatatttatatgctttatatattgttccacactatgaggttgaaataatacTGTGACAATTATAATAATGCACTTTTAAGTGTAAGGGCGGTTTGAAAAAaacacctgaaatttcagcctgttttggtgggatggagttttagcCTGCCTGTTGTCATCACCAGGCTGTATATTAGTTCATCCACCAGTAAGAAAGAGACTTCCAAAcctttctgccaataacagctagttatCAGTTTCCCCTCCCcgctcagaccactcccagtTTCCCCTCCCcgctcagaccactcccagtTTTTTCAGACCACCCCCAGTTTCCCCCCCCGATCAGAGTTTCCCCTCCCCGTTCAGACCACCCCAGTTTCCCCCTCCCCGCTTCccagtttccccctcccctcagaccactcccagtTTCCCCCTCCCCGATCAGACCACCCCCACTCAGACCACCCCAGTTTTCCCCGATCAGACCACCCCCAGTTTCCCCCTTCAGACCACCCCCAGTTTCCCCTCCCCGATCAGACCACCCCCAGTTTCCCAGTTTCCCCCTCCCcgctcagaccactcccagacagtcctagcaacatTCTTGGTTgacaaattgctctttgctaagaagctgcttttgttttatttacattttttttaaactgaaaacaatcacagtaaggtacttaattgttacccagaaattatttgattttGAGATAAAACAgatgcattgggcctttaatagCTAGCACCTACCCAGACGGTTCTAGAAGTGTGGGGGATGtattctgaaatctccatcccctCCAGTGGTTTTAGCGAGCTGTAGCCTGGCTGAATTCTGACACCACTTTCAGTATGGGTTTAACTTCTGTTCACTATTTCCATACTAAACAAACATTGAGAAAATGAAATTATTTTTGTACTGATCAAATTGTTTGACTGCTCATGTGCCAAATTCGTAATGAAATCCAGTGATTGTTTGTGTTAGCTATCTCCTGGGGCATAACCTCTCCTCTTGGTTTTATGTACAGTGCAGTTTTAAAATAGGGGCATTTCTCAATAGATTAGGGTCTGAATGACTATTGAAAACGTTTGTAGAACACTCCTATAAAAATTATTGAAGTGTAGAAGTTTGGTTTATTTAGATGATTGTAAATACATTGTGTGTAGGTGGAACTGTAGATTATTTGAGATCTCACTCATACTGCATTGTTACAGCATTGCTACAGTTAATCATTTGACGTGTCAGTTGGGGAACACCACATGGGATGATGACAGCCCTTAATATTATATTGTAGTGTATTGGGAGGGCCCCAAAAACCAAACGGTAAGGTGACTATTTGAAGGGATGAGGTGAAGGATGTTAGGAACAGTTCAATTAATCAGGTAGTGCTGGGTCCTCCACTGCTGAGTGAGCACAGAAGTATACATACATAGCTTTTAACAGCGAGGGTCATGTCATGTTCAGAAGAGAACTTCAAACCATGTATGTTCCAGTGGATGCCTTGCGCAAGGGTCAGACGGTAGAGCATTGTGCTTGCAACACCAAGGGTCGTAGGTTTGAATCCTGCTGGGGCCACTCATACGTGAAATGTATGCACGGATGACTGAATCACTTTGAATAAAGACCTCTTCTATATGGCATATGCTGTATGTTATCATTCTACTGTAGTAAGGGTAGTTGTATGAAGAAGGGCATATACCGGTAATGTGATTATAATGTAGTAGTGTCAATAATAGATCCAACTGGTGTCAACTGCAGAACTTTGCGATATGCCTTTAATCCAGTGCTGTTTTATGGTAGCCAATAAGATTGCCTTATTTTCTTTCGCTGCACACTTTTGACACTCAAATTTGCACTATTGTACCTGTAATTGAAAGGAATGGATCATTGAGATTTTATGGTTTTATAAATACAATCATTTTTTCAAATGAATGATTGGATCTTGTTTTGTGGTGTTGGAGGTGTATATAACAACTATGCTTGTGGTTGACTTTGCAACATTCTCCTGGCAGGGATAATTTTTTGAATGTCTCAACTCTTTGGCTTCGTCTCACCAGATCTCTGTCAAACACTATACAtttcaataaaaatgtaatatctgTAATTCAATAAAACCATCCCATGAGGACAGCCATTGTTGCATGTAAGACTTCTTTCTCTTGCCTCATAATTAACTGACTGATAACCACTGCAGCTTTTAATGTAAGCTTGCGGGATCAGTGGCTTTGCAAGGCTACTCTTTCTCCAGAATTAATTTATTTCAGAgtagaatgttttttttgtgtgtgtttatttgtctgTAGTTGTGTTATAACCATGTCATTAAATAAATTATATTTGTAATGTCACTCTTAAGATCCCATGTTAAAAACATACTACCACATGATCTGTTATTGCTTTGGTTTCTTGTTTGATAGATTGACACTAAATTGTCAAGACATCATTGCACAGTGTTTATGACTCACATACAAACATGCACTTTTCTGCCACTCAAAAGCTGAATCAAGTtcatcacacacaaacatcacTAAATCCTTACTAACAGTCCCTCATTTACCAAACATCACTGTTGTCTATAGTCTCTCTTCTTCAATCTCTGAAACCATTACTTTACAGTAGGGTCCTGTTAGTCCCAACACCCTTCTATGGCATCTTTGTGGAAGAAACCACTGGGAAGGGTGTGGGGGTGGTGGAAGATACCATTGGGCCGGGTGTGGGTCTGCTGGAAGATATCACTGGGCATGATGTGGGGGTGGAGGAAGATACCACTGGGAAGAGTGTGGGGGTGGAGGAAGATACCACTGGGAAGGGTGTGGGGGTGGAGGAAGATACCACTGGGAAGAGCGTGGGGGTGGTGGAAGATACCACTGGGAAGAGCGTGGGGGTGGTGGAAGATACCACTGGGAAGAGCGTGGGGGTGGTGGAAGATACCACTGGGAAGGGTGTGGGGGTGGAGGAAGATACCACTGGGAAGAAGCGTGGGGGTGGTGGAAGATACCACTGGGAAGAGTGTGGGGGTGGAGGAAGATACCACTGGGAAGGGTGTGGGGGTGGAGGAAGATACCACTGGGAAGAGCGTGGGGGTGGTGGAAGATACCACTGGGAAGAGCGTGGGGGTGGTGGAAGATACCACTGGGAAGAGCGTGGGGGTGGTGGAAGATACCACTGGGAAGGGTGTGGGGGTGGAGGAAGATACCACTGGGAAGGGTGTGGGGGTGGAGGAAGATACCACTGGGAAGGGTGTGGGGGTGGTGGAACATACCACTGGGAAGAGTGTGGGGGTGGAGGAAGATACCACTGGGAAGGGTGTGGGGGTGGTGGAAGATACCACTGGGAATACCACTGGGAAGAGCGTGGGGGTGGAGGAAGGACCACTGGGAAGGGTGTGGGTGTGGTGGAAGATACCACTGGGAAGGGTGTGGGGGTGGTAGAAGATACCACTGGGAAGGGTGTGGGGGTGGTGGAAGATACCACTGGGAAGGGTGTGGGGGTGGTGGAAGATACCACTGGGAAGGGTGTGGGTGTGGTGGAAGATACTACTGGGAAAGGTGTGGGGGCGGTGGAAGATACTACTGGACACTAGGGTTTGCAGACCCTCTTGTCGTCGAAGAGGCGTCGGAGGGTGTAGACCTGTGTGACGGCCACAGTCAGGATGACCAGGAGGCTCATGGAGGACCAGAACGAGACCCTCCACAGATTGTCCTCCAGTAGATAGCGGTCCCGGGCCTCGAAGGCCCTCAGCATGGTCTGAAGCTGCCGGCTCCGCTCCAGGTGCCTGTGCACTGAGTCCATGGTCTCctacagggagaggcagggagagagacagtgggtaaGAAAAACGTGAAACAGGAGAGACAAACAGGATGAAAAGACAAAATAAAGACACCAGTCCCAGTGGCTGAGCGTTTGGGTGTTCCTCCTGTCCTTCTCACCCTGATGTCTTCCAGTTTGTACTCCACCATACTCTCTGGCTCGGCCATGTCAGCCCACTCTTCATCGCCCCAGGTGTCCCCAGGCTGGCCCTCCACAATCACCTCAAAGAACACCATCTTCTCAGAAAGCTTACTGAAGCTGTTGTCAAAACACAGCCGGTAGTCTCCATCCTCTGTAGGCTCCACCCTGGGAGACAGACCAATGAGGAAGAACAACATGATGTCAGAGAGGGTCAGAGCAAGTCAGACAGTGTTCAGACTGTCATATAGAATAGTGTAGGACTTTACTGTCTGTAAGCCAGAGGATGGAAAGGTGTCTTTTGCATCACCTTACAAAAACTTTGAATCAAACACCATTGAGCATGGTGAGACCTTCATACCACTCCAGAGAAGTTAGAGGAGGTCAGGGTTGTGTTAGTAGGTTCTGCCCACTCACGTGTGGATGCCGTCAGATGTCCTGAACTCAGAGGCCAGCTTGTATCCGCTGGGGGAGATCAGGGTGAAGCCCACATCCAGGCCTGCACCTGCAATCACCTAGAACAGGAGGGAAAGGATGAAATGATATTATAATCTAACTCAAAGTGTTTCTATGAGAATATCCAGtgttacagacagacactatAGACAGACTGAAATCCACCATGTctacacacacacgtcttcacttccatacatactgtagacacatGAAAACTGTGGTGGTGGTATAGTCAGTGttgtagtggtgcctggagaagtgatTTTACACTAATTTTGGCCATTCCCAAAATGGCCCGGCCGACGACGGAAAAGTGCCCTGTGTAAAAATGGAATGACAAACAGTGACATACACTCTGAATGGCCTAAAATGATAAATCCCATTATGGTCTTTCACAGTCAGGCTGAACCAAGCTGTACCGTGCAAATAAGTTAACCGGCTTACTATTGAAACAGATAAATTAGGCTGTCAACTGAGTCAGAAATTCAGTCAGGTTTTTCATCCTGGCAGCCATTACcttagtcatattagcaactcATGATAACTCTTGCATGTTTAGATCTACATTTCTAACATATGTTTCCATCTCTGTCCAAGAAATCGCTTTTTAGAACAGTGTTTTCATTCAAATGTCATTTTGGAACATTTGTGCATAGGTCTACCtcataatagtttatcaacattttaagctatgaattctgatctgttccatcagccttatTAACTGATATCgcgtatacctccactacactactttgatatgcattgtggggattaagaagtgagtatacgcaATGCCAAATGAAAAATAAGTGGGTATACAGTGTATACCTGCATATACCTTCCACTACAACAATGGATATAGTATTTGTTCCAAGTATTTGCACAGCTCATGGTTCATCCAGTCATTAGCAGTCTCAGATTGCCATATTCAAACTctacaacacagtagatatgaGTTAAAATAGATCCACCAGGTCAGGACCAACCGACAGTAACTTCAGTTAAAGCTTACATTCCAACAGCAAGGAGAGACTAGCCAGTATACCCACTCCCCAGCACCTGTCTGTTCATGTCAAAGTAACACCACTCCCCAGCACCTGTCTGTTCATGTCAATGTAACACCACTCCCCAGCACCTGTCTGTTCATGTCAATGTAACACCACTCCCCAGGCACCTGTCTGTTCATGTCAAAGTAACACCACTCCCCTGCACCTGTCTGTTCATGTCAAAGTAACACCCACTCCCCAGCACCTGTCTGTTCATGTCAAAGTAACACCACTCCCCAGGACCTGTCTGTTCATGTCAAAGTAACACCCACTCCCCAGCACCTGTCTGTTCATGTCAAAGTAACACCACTCCCCAGCACCTGTCTGTTCATGTCAAAGTAACACCACTCCCCAGCACCTGTCTGTTCATGTCAAAGTAACACCACTCCCCAGCACCTGTCTGTTCATGTCAAAGTAACACCACTCCCCAGCACCTGTCTGTTCATGTCAAAGTAACACCACTCCCCAGCACCTGTCTGTTCATGTCAAAGTAACACCACTCCCCAGCACCTGTCTGTTCATGTCAAAGTAACACCACTCCCCAGCACCTGTCTGTTCATGTCAAAGTAACACCACTCCCCAGCACCTGTCTGTTCATGTCAAAGTAACACCACTCCCCAGCACCTGTCTGTTCATGTCAAAGTAACACCACTCCCCTGCACCTGTCTGTTCATGTCAAAGTAACACCACTCCCCAGCACCTGTCTGTTCATGTCAAAGTAACACCACTCCCCAGCACCTGTCTGTTCATGTCAAAGTAACACCCACTCCCCAGCACCTGTCTGTTCATGTCAAAGTAACACCACTCCCCAGCACCTGTCTGTTCATGTCAAAGTAACACCACTCCCCAGCACCTGTCTGTTCATGTCAAAGTAACACCACTCCCCAGCACCTGTCTGTTCATGTCAAAGTAACACCTCCCCAGCACCTGTCTGTTCATGTCAAAGTAACACCACTCCCCAGCACCTGTCTGTTCATGTCAAAGTAACACCACTCCCCTGCACCTGTCTGTTCATGTCAAAGTAACACCACTCCCCAGCACCTGTCTGTTCATGTCAAAGTAACACCACTCATGTCCCCAGCACCTGTCTGTTCATGTCAAAGTAACACCACTCCCCAGCACCTGTCTGTTCATGTCAAAGTAACACCACTCCCCAGCACCTGTCTGTTCATGTCAAAGTAACACCACTCCCCAGCACCTGTCTGTTCATGTCAAAGTAACACCACTCCCCAGCACCTGTCTGTTCATGTCAAAGTAACACCACTCCCCAGCACCTGTCTGTTCATGTCAAAGTAACACCACTCCCCTGCACCTGTCTGTTCATGTCAAAGTAACACCACTCCCCAGGACCTGTCTGTTCATGTCAAAGTAACACCACTCCCCTGCACCTGTCTGTTCATGTCAAAGTAACACCACTCTCAGGCAGCAGAAACATAAGGAGGGAAACAGAACATGTTAGGCCATATAAACTAGGCCTTAGGCATGAGTCACTACCATTGACAGTGTGGTGTCATTGACTGGGTTGAGAGagggtaacagacagacaggcagacaggcagacagacaccacagactGCTGTATAAAACGTCCCAATCCCCACAGTCCATCAGCTTGCTCTCTCAAGCTGTCATCTCTCTCAGCCCTGTGCGTCTCAGCTGTTGCTGTGTGGATACCACAGTAAGCCTGCcaggctccacacacacacacacacacacacacacacacacacacacacacatacacacacacacacacacacacacacacacacacacacatacacatacacatacacatacacacacacacacacacacacacacacacacacacacacacacacacacacatacacatgcacacacacacacacacacacacacacacacacacacacacacacacacacagtccacagaAATGTGTCACGGCTTGGCGGGTTGGGTGGTGAGGAACATGACATCCTATCACAGTCATGTGTCTGCCAGAGGGCCTTGGTACAGTGTGAGGATTGGGAACAAGGTTTCCAGTATGTAGAGTAGGCATTGATACCGTAGCATGATGAGCATCACTTCAACTTAAATCTATGAGGAGCCTAACCTGTAGTGGTTTACACTTTTATACTAGTCAACTGACTAACTCTGCAACCGTGTCttctaaatgactgaaatgctaTATATAAATTGTAACAAGGTCGGGCCAGGGATGGCGCAGCTTCATATTTAATATGCATTTTGCAGCAAAGCGCATGACTACTAACACACCAAGTAGGCCTACACTTGGTGGTAAGCGCTCTCCTTCTCTTTACATGtctagaggagaagaagaagccaCAGGCCTACCACAGCTACTATAGCTCAGAGGTTAGTTAGAGTATCTGGCCTTATGCTGACACAGTGGATCCCTTTGTAAACACTTCCCCTGCCTTGACCCTTCATGCCGATGCCAGCAGCTTGTCAAGCAGGCTTTGTCTTATAGACTCCACCTGTATGGAAGGAAGATGCCTTATCTTAGTATTTGCATCTGAGCAAAGTCCTTTGGCTGTAACAATAAAGCATccagtaactgactgactaatgCAATTTATAACATAGTTATAATCGAGGCACGAAattgcaccacacacacacatacagacacacagagagagagggagagagagagagagagagagcgagagagagagagaaaatgacacAGAGAATATCAGCTCTGTTTTCAATACCACAGAAAACGAAATTGTCCAAGACTGCTACCTGGTATTCTACTTCCAGGCTTCCGTTCTTCGTAGCTGTTTGGTAGAAACATTCTGTTCTACCCGCAGGGAGTTGAAACGTGAATTCAGTATCTTGGCTTTGTCCCAAGCCTAAAGTGAAGTCCACAGATACAACGAAACAAGACAGCAAATAGAGTCTTACAGCAACGCTCAGATCAAACATGGAACCCATTTGTAGCCTAGAAGCGACTTTGGACTTCAGTAAAAGTTACAATCACTGTTGACTCATCGGCAGCCATGAATGCTTGTTCTTGTAGTCTAGTAGCCTACTTCGCTTCACTCATACCGCGTTGTATACGTACATATTCCATAGACTGTCAGCGACCACGAGTAGTAGGCTATTTATTGCTTGTGATCAAAGTTAGTCATAGCAGAAATCAAGTCGCCTACTTCACCGAACAACTAGCTTCAGATCAGTTCTGACCACTGTGCGCGCAACTGAAAGTGAGTCGATTTTATGGCATCTCATCCAACCTATTATATCGATGTTAGACTAGACCGCTGGAAGAAAAAAATCTCACCCTGTAGCCCTATCTTTTACAATAACTTCTACAAAGTAGCGCGTATGATTGCCTGGAAGGGTGTGCAATACCAATGTATAgcagtggtgtgaagtacttaagtaaaaatactttaaaggacTAATTACGTCGTTttttgtatctgtactttactatttatatttttcacaacttttacatttacttcactacattccgaaataaaataatgtacgttttactccatacattttccctgacacccaaaagtggtCTAATTTACactcttatcaagagaacatgccTGGGTATCCcaactgcctctgacctggaggactcaataaacacatgcttcgtttgtaaatgatgtctgagtgttggaacatgcccctggctatccgtaaatttaaaaaaaaaagaaaatgatgccgtctggtttgcttaatataaggaatttgaaatcatttatacttttacatttgataattaagtatattttagcaatgacCTTATGGCAATGaccctttgatacttaagtatatttaaaaccaaatacttaaaaacttttactcaagtagtattttactgggtgactcactttaacttgagtaactttctattaaggtatctttaccttTACTAAAGTATGTGTCAGGCATAtctgtataggtggcagggaagtcaggcgcaggagagtcaaacggagtgtaaaatggagtcttttaataatgtcatagtaacatgctccataacactaaacaggaaaaagaacataaacaacaatatgggtacgaagacccgtcgcgcacctatacaacaaaaacactacgctgacaataaacaatctctgacaaagacatgaggggaaacagagggttaaatacacaacaggtaatgaatgggattgaaaacaggtgtgggggaagacaagacaaaaccaatggaaaatgaaaaatgtatcaatgatggctagaagaccggtgacgtcgaacgccgagcaccgcccgaacaaggagaggcaacgactttggcagaagttgtgacagtaccccccctgacgcgcggctccagcagcgtcgaccgacaccggcctcggggatgacccggagggcgaggtgcagggcgatctggatggagacggtggaattctgataacatggaaggatctaacacgtcctccaccggaacccagcatctctcctccggcccgtacccctcccagtccacgagttactgaaggcccctcgcccgacgtctcaaatccaaaatggatcgaacagagtacgccggaaccccctcgatgtctagaggaggcggaggaacatcacgcacttcagcctcctggagcgggccagccaccatcggcctgaggagagacacatggaacgaggggttaatacggtaattagtgggcagttgtaacctataacatacctcgttcactctcctcaggactttaaatggccccacaaatcGCGGACACAGCTTCCGGCagagcaggcggaggggcaggtttcgggtcgagagccagaccctgtcccctggtgcgaacactggggcctcactgcggcgACGGTCTGTGCCAATTTTCTGGCGCCTTATGGCACGCTGAAGGTGGACGTGGGCTGCCTCCCAGGCCGaaaccaattgtccaccgcaggggcctcggtctggctctgatgccaaggagccagaaccggctaataccctaatacacattgaaaaggagtaaggttagtggaggagtgacgtagcgagttctgagccatctctgcccagggcacgaacttcgcccactcccccggccgatcctggcaataagaccgcagaaacctacccacatcctggttaactctctccacctgcccattactctcagggtgaaaacctgaggtaagactaaccgagatccccagacgctccatgaacgccttccagacccttgatgtgaactggggaccccgatcagacactatatcctcaggcaccccatagtgccggaaaacgtgtgtaaatagggcctctgcagtttgtaaggccgtagggagaccgggcaaagggaggagacgaaaGGACtttgaaaaccgatccacaacgaccaggatcgtggtgtaaccctgtgaaggtggaagatcagtcaaaaaatccaccgacaggtgtgaccatggccgttgaggaacgggtagaggttgtagcttacctctgggcaggggtctaggagccttgcactgggcgcacaccgagcaggaagaaacataaatcctcacgtccttagctaatgtgggccaccagtacctcccttcaagacagcgcatcgtccgacctatcccaggatgaccagaggagggtgacatgtgagcccaatagatcaatcg containing:
- the LOC121841078 gene encoding transmembrane emp24 domain-containing protein 1-like; translated protein: MGSMFDLSVAVRLYLLSCFVVSVDFTLGLGQSQDTEFTFQLPAGRTECFYQTATKNGSLEVEYQVIAGAGLDVGFTLISPSGYKLASEFRTSDGIHTVEPTEDGDYRLCFDNSFSKLSEKMVFFEVIVEGQPGDTWGDEEWADMAEPESMVEYKLEDIRETMDSVHRHLERSRQLQTMLRAFEARDRYLLEDNLWRVSFWSSMSLLVILTVAVTQVYTLRRLFDDKRVCKP